The sequence below is a genomic window from Xylocopa sonorina isolate GNS202 chromosome 15, iyXylSono1_principal, whole genome shotgun sequence.
CATTGCGCCTATTACGGTTAACGCTTTGTAAAGTAAGTCGCGCTCCGGGAATGCGGCCAAAATAATGATTGCCATTTAATAAACTTGTTAAGTCGAAACGACGCATATCTTTAGAGACGATAGCATCGTAGTAACGCTGTTTGATAAAACCGGAAAGCTTGAAAATTATCGTCCCACCATTTTACCGTACCAACGCTTTCATTTTTCTCGTTCGAGCTTGCTTCTCGTTATTTTCTGCTAATCGTTCTTACAGTTGAGAGAAAAAAGACATCTCAAAAGGAGATTGGACAATGTAGAAATCCAAATGAGAAATATACAGGAGCTTTTGGTATCTTTTGATGTGTCTCGCTTAACAAGGACAGGATTTTTAACTCACTTCTTTTTTTGTGGATAGGATGTAAACGAGAATGtattttaattgtaataaaAAAGTCACATTAAGTTTATCTGTAAAGCTATAGAATTCGTCGACAGGATTGTTGAATTTTAGAttgttatttaatttatttaaatatatatatatatatatatatatatatatatatatatttcaattgttatattattatacaaaattaaaatatattattatataaactatatataaattattatatatttaaataaattatttatgttATTTTAAGATTGTCATAAATTTTAGATTGAATTTTAGAAATCAGAACTTGtcataaattttgtaaaaattgtCATAAATTGTAGACTGAATTTTAGAAATCAGAACTTTGCTAACATATCCAATGCAATATCGAGAAATTCTCTTCAAGAAGAACTTAAtagaaaattgaaaataattagTGAAAAGTTGGGAATAAATACAGACGAATTAAATGGCAAATTAGAAAGTTACTGAAGAAGAATAAATCTGCAATGAAACCAAGGAGTTGCAAAATTACAATAATGCTTCGCTAGCTCTAAAGTTATTTCTGGATTTCAATGAATtaatttgattcaatttcattaAGTCGATAAAATCAGTATTACATTATGTCTGTTGATGTCGCTAAAAAATATCACAAAAATTAAATCGCACAAATTACAAGAAACCAATTAGACggtaaacaaatttttttgcAACTACTGTTCTCGAAGTTTTTTTCAAATCATTTGTCTAATCGTATTTCCATGGATAGAGAAGATATGCATTTAGATGGCCTGTTTTACGCGGAACATCTTATATGGTAATTAACTCTTAACGAACGTGACACAAAGTAATACAGTAGCTTCTCGTACGGTTCTGTCCTAAGTTGGTTACAATTCTGCGATCTATAAGTACTAAAAAATAAAGAGTAAGTAGGTTTTGCTAAAAATTGCTACACAAGAAAATCTACGATAATTTCTGATGAAGTCATACCATTAACTTCTAACTTGAATCCGATCGATCAACTTTTTATTATAAGTCTAAGACATATTCTCCATCTGTAACGCAATGCAAAGATTATTGATGCGCAAGGACACGTGTCGAACATCGTTTGTTCTCTATAAAACGTTTTATAATTATCATtttgaaaatatattttacaatatattatTCCATTATTTATTATGTTTGTTccattaatatattaatatattttacaCTATATTTTTCCATTACGGAAAGAGTAACAAACAAATATGTTGCGtttcgaataattttattatttcacgTTGGAATGTAATTAAAATATGCAATGCTTACAAAAACGGTTACAAAGGTGATCGTTTGCGAATCTCGTAGCTATGTATGGAACAATTAGAAGATAAAATTGAAAGCGTGTTTAGCAGAAGTAAATGAATGGTGTGCGTACTCAATCGTGGTAATAAAAGACACATGCAGTTTCTTGGTAAAGGGTAATGACCCGTCTATTTCGTAAAACAGTTCCATATAACACGAAACAGATACACAACGAGAAAGAAAAGACTTTATATACGTTGATCTTCTCTATCTTCTACTTTCTTCTTCGATCTTTGATACTCTTTACTGTAAACATTACTAAACATAAAAATCACAAAGAAATTTGTACTAGAAAAAATAAATGAAGTCACTTCATGTGACTTGTATAATTTTCAAAAGAAGAAATATTCATCGAAACAAGAACGAATACGAGTATACAAATGTAATAATCGTTAGAGATTGTAAGAGAACTCTTTCACCCTTGCGCATTGCCAAAAATGCGATCAGAAAGCGAGTGTAATTCGTATTCGAACAAGAACGAGTACGAGTACACAAATGTAATAATCGTTAGAGATTGTAAGAGAACCCTTTCACCCTTGCGCATTGCCAAAAATGCGACGAGAAAGCGAGTGTAATTCGTTAACGATGGAActtatacaaaaaaaaaaaaataaaaacttcGCATGACTTGTACAATTATCAAAAGAAGAAAACTCTTTCATCGAGCGATCAGAATAGGAACGAATACGAATGCACAAATGTAATAATTGTTAGAAATTGTAAGAGAACCCTTTCATCCTTGCGCATTGCCAAAAATGCGACGAGAAAGCAAGTGTAATTCGTTATCGACGAAACTTGTGCCAAAAAAGATAAATAAAAACTTCGCGTGACTTGTATAATTATTAAAAGAAGAAAACTCTTTCATCGAGCGATCAGAATAGGAACGAATACGAATACACAAATGTAATAATTGTTTTAACGAATGCAACTCGTCACCCTCGACAATAAAACCCTTTCACCCTCGCGCATTGCCACAAATGCAATGAAAAAGCGAGTATAATTCGTTATTAACGAAACTTTTaccaaaaaaataaataaaaacctCGCATGACTTGTAATAAttgttctaacgaatgtaactcGCCACCCTCGACAACAAAACCCTTTCACCCTCACGCATTGCCACAAATGCAATGAAAAAGCGAGTATAATTCGTTATTAACGAAACTTTTACcaaaaaaacaaaataaaaactTCGCATGACTTGTAATAAttgttctaacgaatgtaactcGCCACCCTCGACAACAAAACCCTTTCACCCCTCGCGCGTTGCCACGAATGCGATCAGAAGGCGAGTGCAATTCGTTATCGACGAATGAGGAAAACAGATTGAAGAAAAGGGATCTCGAAGGGAAGGGATGATGGGACGAAAAGAGGAGAGATCGAACGAAGGCAGTGGGAGGACCGCATGCAGATAGTAAAACGGAGGATGATGACCTCCCTTGAGTGTAACAAGACATCCGCTAAATAGATGACACGCCAGTTGTCGTAGGTCTAGTTGTCCTCAGCTTCAGGCGAAGGCAAGTTGCCTCTAGGATCACACTTATCGGCTGTCCACGATCAGAGTCTCTCTTATGGGGCCGAAGGCCCGTCAGCTGGCCGCGGCGTTCGTCCTGGTTCAGCTCCTTCTGCTCCCGGCTGACTCCGTCAGGACGAAACTTAGGAAACAACGCTCGAAGCCGCTGCAAGCCCAACAATCCGCGAACAGTGACTACGATTACGACTACTACGACGGCTACGACGAATACGAGGACAGAAAtggtaaatataattttatattaatattctCATTCGTTTTTATGGGAAATatcacagttttttttttttgtaatgtagagatagagttcGCCAGAATgaatttaaattcatttttttGTTAATATTTCAATTCGTTTTTATGGTCCTTGGAAATGTAGAACAGTAGATGCATTCGATTGGTACCTTTCGTTCTTTACCTTTCaagttattaataatttatggtGTCATTTTGTATATGAAGTGACAGAAACTAAAATTTGGCTACAAGCAGAGAAGAAAATCCAAACTTTGTAGAGGTAGCGTTCGCGGGAATgaatttaaattcatttttctATTAATATTTCAATTCGTTTTTAAGATTCTTGGAAATGTAGAGTAGTAGATGCATTCGATTGGTATCTTTCATTCTTTGCCTTTTAAGTTTTTAATAGTTATTTTGTATATGAATTAACAGAAACTATAATATATAGTTCGAATAAATTTTCATAATGTTTAAATCATTATCCGGTATAACTTTCATCGTTACAAGGTACAATTTGTTGCATTAGTTACCGTGTAATTGAAGGAAGCATTTATAACAGCGCTAGGTTTTATAACACCGGAAGCTTTGGCTTGGATGCTTATTTTAGCGCTTCGCGTGATCCAATTAATCAATTGCGTTAATTGATAAAAATGAACAATTAAACATTTTTACTGCAGTCCATCAAGCGACACGCATCTTAATGTTTGCCAGTAGTTACCTTCTTAAATATTATAGTATAACAAATCTATTAAAACGCTTATAATCTACGTAGACGTTTGAAGATTAATTAGttcaatattaaaattatagACAAGCAGTACGAAACTGTACATGTTCAGTATTGTACAATAATAAAATTTGTAAATTTATACCTTTCAATAATGATAAATTAATTTCAATGAAATAACTTAAATATGGAAATTGATTACAAGAAGTTATTACATTGTAACGTTGTATTATTTTGAAAAAAGCAGACAGTATTATTTAGTATACATTTGACACGTTTACAGGTCGTTAAATTATTCTTAAACAATATTTTATAATTGAGAAATATCTGTTgcagataatacgaggtaaacgtaccATAACTCAGCGGCATCCATCAAAGGAAATCGTGAAATCTCGTCAACGACTAagaatatattaataatattccATTTATATTTTACTAAACAttctattgcatttacattgatattattttatttatgtgTGTTTAGAAACCGTGACTTCAACCCCGCAACCGTCATCCGTCACTACTGACTCCAATACTGCAAGTACGTGCACAAATGTACAATGCACACACTTTTGTAAAATCATAGTAACTTACAGAcagaataataaatgaaaaatattttaacGTCAAAAAATAGAGCATTATAAAATTAAGAAAAGCGCTAATATTAAATGACATATTAATAATGGTTATTTCTATGTTGTCATATTGAAAGGCAGGGGTGCATCACCAATAGAAGGATCGCAATCTTTCTACAGACCATCATTGCCTACGGATGTACCAATATCAACGACAATCCAGTCTCTCGATGAaggtatttaatattttcttacaTAATTTAACCGATGAATTATGCATTGATACGACAATAGAATGATGGATCCTAAAAGTCatacaaaatattaatataattatatataaaagttataaaaaatattatgtacCACGTGCTTCTAATATATCAATgcgataataaaatataaattgaataattatatttttatgttttaaaCGGTACAATAAAAGTGCCAGATGGACTACAAACAACACCAGAAAGAAGTAATGCTGTAAGTGTTTAACGTAAAATTCCAATTAAATATACATATGCATAAAAACTTACAGATACGTATAAAAATAAGTATAATTTGCTTACGTTGCTAGTCGCCAACAGAAATCGTACCTGGTGAAAGTAACATGATAAGTGCGGTTGCTGTTCCTGGGCCCAGGGTAAATATTCTTACgaaaatacgatataatattttaataatataattaataacatTAATAGATGGTATAAGCACATCTCCTACTAAAATCGCTTCTAACTAAATTAAATACGTACGATTTTCACAAATAAGGGTGAACCTGGTCGGCCAGGAGACATAGGTCGTCCAGGCGATGCTGGATTTCCAGGGCAGCCTGGATCTCCTGGGATTCCAGGACCACCAGGACCTCCAGGTCCCGTGCCAGATGTGAGCAATCATTAATACTCTTAAAATAACTAATTTAATTTAACTTAACCCTCTATGAACCCGTGTAACTTTCACATGGCAATTTTTATTCAAAAATGTAGACTATATTAAGAAAAAGAAATCATATGCTTTATTTGTTAATAAATTATTGTACGAATAGGTGTCATTGTACTATCAACAATTGGCTTCGTCTCAAGCAAGTCAAGATAAAGGTCCAACAGGAGCAGCAGCACCGTTGTACGGCCCTGATGCTTATCTACAAACCCTTTTAGGTCCCGTTGGTCCACGTGGTGTTCCAGGTAATTTCTCTTTTACTCTCTGGTAACAGTTCTTTAATCGTATTAATAATTGTTGTACAGTTTGTTGATACATTTTGAATTTATCGCAGGACCACCTGGTCCACCAGGTCCACAAGGTTTCCAAGGAGTACGAGGAGAGCCTGGAGAACCTGGGGCTCCTGGTCCACCAGGTGCTCCAGGCCCACGAGGATTACCTGGGTTAACTGGCAAAGATGTATGTAACAGTTAATGGTTTTTAAGAGTATCAAGCGCTTCGATATCGCAACTTTAACTTAATAtacattcttcttttttttattttactgtATGTAAGCGAAAAGAAAGAATTTCAGGGTTTCAGAGTCTACATGTTCGACAGATATTACACAATTGCTTTATGGTGTTCGTAATTGGCAAAAAAAGAGAACATTCAGAATGTTCGATGCATTTgattaatttcaattatttattttattaatttaatttacgACTATTTTAGAGCAGCTGTTAATCGCTATCGAAATTGTGATACTAAGTAAAGTtacttaatataatataattaataagtTCTCGTTACTCTCTAATTAGGGTAACACTGGTGAAGATGGTGAACCTGGTCCACCAGGATCATCCGGTCCGGCTGGTCCAAGAGGTCTTCCTGGAATGCCTGGTCTCCCTGGAGTGAAGGGACACCGTGGTTTTCCAGGATTAGACGGCGCGAAAGGGGAACAAGGTGTAACCGGTGAAAAAGGATCGATGGGTGCACCTGGACCGATGGGTCCTGTTGGTTCTATAGTAAGTTTCGAACACATTGTTGTGCGTTGATATTACTGTAAACAAAACTAATTTTTTCAATTATAATTAAGCAATATATTCAATGTGAATGATTCAATGTCGATATTTATTGATTATATAGGGTCCTGCTGGTCCACGAGGTGAAAGGGGCAGAGAGGGACCGCCAGGACCACCAGGAGTCAGAGGAGTGGATGGATTTCCTGGACTTCCTGGATTAGCTGTAAATAAaatatcaaaagaatataagaatCGATGGTATACTATATAGCAACTTGTATAATTATTGTAGGGCGCTATAGGTAAACCAGGACCCCCTGGTTTTCCTGGTAGTCCAGGTATAAAAGGAGATCAAGGAACTCAAGGACCAAAGGGAAGTCAAGGCATACAAGGCCCTCGAGGTATTTTTATACACTTAGTTGTTGCTATTTGTTTATTACCGTGCGTATTAAATGTCACATGCCTAttctacgcgatatcgaaaataTTGCTTCGTTCAAATTATTATACATATAAACTTAGTACTCGAATTGTTtagaaatttcgaaataattaCTTGACTTTCTTTATCAGCTAGTTTCACAGCATTCTTTCCTTTTTATGAAAACGTGAAGCTCCAGTTAAGGTACTTTGAAAAAATAGAAACTATTATGTAAGGCGATTTAACTAAGAACAGTAGCATTTAATTATTATGAACTTTCTCGAGGAAATGAATGAAATGAATACAAAAAAGTCattttattttcttattttacaATTTAGACAACTTCTCTGTTATTTTTTAAATACTATTATACATATTCTATAAGGTACTTTATTTTATTCTTGCGTCAAGGTGAAACTGGTCGTCCTGGACAACCTGGTGAGTCAGGGCCACAGGGACCTCAAGGAAAAGACGGAATACCTGGTGAAAAAGGAAGTACAGGGGCACCTGGTTTAATTGGTATTCCTGGATTTCCGGGAGCTCGCGGTCAACCTGGAATACCTGGCAATCCTGGTACACCAGGTGCAAAGGGAATGGCTGTAAATATCGATTTTACATACACTTAAAATTTCACAATTTCAACACTTTAAGAATCTGTTATGTTCTCAGATTTACCTACATTATTCTGTTGCTAAAAGCACAACGACCAAACCTTTCCAAAAATTCTATCAACCAGAGAACACTACAATTTTAATAAAACCGACCTGAGTAGATTTTTAGAAATAGAATTAGTAAAATTTAGCGACAAGCCAAGGtgaaaatatttctttattgcATCGCATGCCACGAAAAAAGTGTTACACTGTTAAAGGGACTTCCTGGTGAGAGGGGATTTAAAGGCGACAGCGGTACCAAGGGCGATGCAGGAACTCCAGGACCACGTGGTTTACCTGGTCCTCCCGGGAATGAAGGAAAACGTGGTAAAAGAGGCATGCGTGGTCCTAGTGGTGTACCTGGGCCAACTGGAGAACGTGGAACACCAGGTGCACCTGGTCTTCCAGGACTAGATGGACCTATGGGGCCCAAAGGTATGTCGTCAGAATTAAGGCAGTTTGTTGTAATTATCATTGGAACTTTCAGAGATATTGTTTGTTTCCGTAAGTTATTCATAACTTGTCAAATTTGAAAATTATCttcaaataaaataattaaaatagtcAAAGAGAAACCTTATAGTTCTGTATAAGTAGTTTTAGCAGCTTCGAATCAGTCGAAAATATTCGAGTCAGTCCAAATAAATGGATCACTTTGAATACAATACTATTATTATTAGGTCAGCCAGGAGATCGTGGACCAATAGGACCAATCGGACCAAAAGGAAGTATAGGAGATCCTGGTCGTCCAGGACCAGCAGGATTACAGGTATTTATTaacataaatatatttattagtaGAAGAGACAAAGTATGATAACATAAATACGAAAATACCACTAATAGAATTTATTTGAATTCAGTAAATATTAATGAACATAAAATACTTTCTATGTTCAATAGTTTACATATAATATAACGTCCATCGCATTTCTGTGAATCAATTAAAATAATCTTTCTTCTTTTATATCTTATTTCCATCACATTCTATTCATATTTTGTGTTTCTAATTTTATATAAGAGAAAATTTAACGTACAATGTTACAGGGTGTACGTGGATTAATGGGTCGACCTGGTGCTCCTGGAAAACCAGGTAACCCAGGGGAACGAGGAATTCAAGGTGCTGATGGAAAACCCGGCGAAGAAGGTCCAGCTGGATTACCAGGTTTGCCTGGCCCATTGGGTCCTCCAGGAGAGAAAGGATTTCCGGTATTAATAACATTTGCATTTTTTCGACTCTTTTACTTAATTGAACTTtcaagtaaatcattttttatcGAGAATGCGTTTGATGAAAGGGTGAATCAGGTAAAGCGGGTGAACCAGGAAATCCAGGACCACCTGGTCCCAGAGGTGATACAGGCAAAGAAGGAGCACCAGGGCCACAAGGTTCGCCTGGTCCATCAGGAACAAATGGTGAACGTGGACAACCGGGACCTGCAGGTCCTAGAGGTTTCCAGGTacgtttaaaatatttaacacgtttaattaataaatatagtaaaaatatatataacaaatataataaatataataaaaataattaaggTACGTTTAATTAACAATAAATTTGAAAATAGTTATTATTTGGAACGCAAGACGAGTTGTAAAGAAAATTCATTTAATACAGCAAAAGTGTAATTTTATTACATAATTTGATGTAATTAGGGTTTTCCAGGTGCAACTGGTAACCCTGGGACTTCAGGAAAAGACGGGGAACCAGGTGTTCAAGGGCCACCTGGCCCATCAGGAATGCCAGGAAACAGAGGTGAACGTGGATTTCCTGGTGAAAGAGGCGCACCCGGTGGACCAGGATTAACAGGACCAAGAGGAGAGCCAGGAACACAAGGATTAGATGGACCACAAGTAAATATATTTCGGATCACGTGTATGCtgcatatattttttataacttATTTATATGGAAATTGATTTCAGACAAGCTTTCTATtattaaatgaatattatatgtaacatAGGGACCGCCTGGACAAAAAGGGGATAGAGGAATTTCAGGACCACCTGGACTGTTGGGATTGCCTGGCTTACGAGGAGTTTCAGGAGAACCTGGTTCAAAAGGAGAGAGAGGATCGACTGGATCACCTGGCCCTGAAGGACCTCCAGGTTACATGTTAAAacatgtaatatttattatcttaaaattttgatatttttaaCGTTGAAACTTCGTTTCCAGGACGAGCTGGAGAACGTGGACCGCAAGGTCAAATTGGACCGCCAGGGCCGCCAGGTGAACCAGCAGAACGAGGGGATCCTGGATTACCTGGACCCACGGGAGAAGTTGGTGCTCCTGGTAATCCAGGGGAAAGAGGACCTCAGGGACTGCAAGGATTGCAAGGCTTTCCAGGACCTCAGGGACTGATTGGTTTGCCAGGATTAAAGGGTGATCGTGGTTATCCAGGTTTAAAAGGAGACCAAGGAAATCCTGGTCCATCTGGTAATTAAATGATTAATATCCAGGAAAAGACAAAAACTTTGTTCATCTGGAATATTTGTtatttatgataatataaatgATTAAATTGAACTGTTTTATTTAACGATAAGACTTTTACTGGCGATAGTGCTTCGATCTTCAAATAACATAAAAAGTATTTAGATCGCGTTATACACGttttcgtatcatgaaacatttttTCACATTATTATAAATAATGGAGATATTCAAGATGTATAATGATGTACGATATCATCACAGATTTTAAATGTAGGTACCCCTGGTGAACCTGGACCACAAGGTTTAATTGGATTGACGGGAGCTAAAGGAATGAGAGGTGAACCAGGTGCTAGAGGAGAACCTGGTATTGTGGGATCTCCAGGAATACCTGGAGCAATTGGAGTGACAGTACGTTTCTTCTTAAAATTAACGAATGCAACTTGAATTGTTATAAATACTGGAGCATATTTCTTTTATGAAATAAAACATTTAATATTAATTCAGTATTCCACGTTTATGATTTACGATTCTTTTAGGGTCCACCAGGTGCGACAGGATCGCCAGGTCCACCTGGATTACCAGGTACTAAAGGTGACACTGGAGAAGCAGGACGACCTGGTAATCCTGGGCCAATAGGAAATCCTGGTTTACCAGGTGTGGATGGAAACAAAGGTGATAGTGGTTCTCAAGGACCACCAGGTATAGCTGGACCTCAGGGTCCTCAAGGTTCTCCTGGTGAAAGAGGGGTGCCTGGTTTACCAGGACCCTCGGGACCAGTAGGTgctagaggaatacgaggtgcccCCGTGAGTCTTATCAATATCGTTTAGATTGTAAAACTTAAATTTAGTTGGTTAATTAATTATATCAGATTATGAAATCAAATCTAGCTGTAGACATATATAAGGTGTACACTGAATTTTAGCGATTTGGTACGCCATGTGATAATAATACAAGTTCAGAGAACTTGAGAATTGGGCGAGAACCGACTGCTGATCTAAACTTatatttttagaattttatcTGATCAATTTATATGATACGACAGGGTGAATCTGGTGTAGCTGGAAAACCAGGACCAGAAGGTCCACCTGGGCCTCCAGGACAAATTGGACCAATTGGACATCCTGGACCTCCAGGTGAAGTTGGAGCAGAGGGACCTACTGGTAAACCTGGACCACCTGGAATATCTGGACGTCCCGGAGATAAAGGACCACCTGGGATAGCTGGACAAACGGGGTTGCCAGGACCTCCAGGTTCACCTGTAAGATACTACTATTTTGTACACTTTTTGTGCTTCATGTACCTTGCAATATTAAGAATTAATACATAGATTGTTCAGCCATTCCT
It includes:
- the LOC143430768 gene encoding uncharacterized protein LOC143430768, whose translation is MGPKARQLAAAFVLVQLLLLPADSVRTKLRKQRSKPLQAQQSANSDYDYDYYDGYDEYEDRNETVTSTPQPSSVTTDSNTASRGASPIEGSQSFYRPSLPTDVPISTTIQSLDEVPDGLQTTPERSNASPTEIVPGESNMISAVAVPGPRGEPGRPGDIGRPGDAGFPGQPGSPGIPGPPGPPGPVPDVSLYYQQLASSQASQDKGPTGAAAPLYGPDAYLQTLLGPVGPRGVPGPPGPPGPQGFQGVRGEPGEPGAPGPPGAPGPRGLPGLTGKDGNTGEDGEPGPPGSSGPAGPRGLPGMPGLPGVKGHRGFPGLDGAKGEQGVTGEKGSMGAPGPMGPVGSIGPAGPRGERGREGPPGPPGVRGVDGFPGLPGLAGAIGKPGPPGFPGSPGIKGDQGTQGPKGSQGIQGPRGETGRPGQPGESGPQGPQGKDGIPGEKGSTGAPGLIGIPGFPGARGQPGIPGNPGTPGAKGMAGLPGERGFKGDSGTKGDAGTPGPRGLPGPPGNEGKRGKRGMRGPSGVPGPTGERGTPGAPGLPGLDGPMGPKGQPGDRGPIGPIGPKGSIGDPGRPGPAGLQGVRGLMGRPGAPGKPGNPGERGIQGADGKPGEEGPAGLPGLPGPLGPPGEKGFPGESGKAGEPGNPGPPGPRGDTGKEGAPGPQGSPGPSGTNGERGQPGPAGPRGFQGFPGATGNPGTSGKDGEPGVQGPPGPSGMPGNRGERGFPGERGAPGGPGLTGPRGEPGTQGLDGPQGPPGQKGDRGISGPPGLLGLPGLRGVSGEPGSKGERGSTGSPGPEGPPGRAGERGPQGQIGPPGPPGEPAERGDPGLPGPTGEVGAPGNPGERGPQGLQGLQGFPGPQGLIGLPGLKGDRGYPGLKGDQGNPGPSGTPGEPGPQGLIGLTGAKGMRGEPGARGEPGIVGSPGIPGAIGVTGPPGATGSPGPPGLPGTKGDTGEAGRPGNPGPIGNPGLPGVDGNKGDSGSQGPPGIAGPQGPQGSPGERGVPGLPGPSGPVGARGIRGAPGESGVAGKPGPEGPPGPPGQIGPIGHPGPPGEVGAEGPTGKPGPPGISGRPGDKGPPGIAGQTGLPGPPGSPGPTGNTGATGPAGERGPKGETGPQGVEGQQGPRGKPGPMGLEGVKGERGEEGQKGTKGHRGFTGLQGLPGVIGPPGEKGIPGFPGPPGKDGEPGSKGIPGRDGNPGPIGLTGNPGPKGPPGDEGHYGPPGPPGPPGPPGPPGELGLGYDVASLAALLGQGQTKGPDPLFNDEPTRMFSQDMTEEERQELVLKAYKQLKSSFQKLIKPNGEKNSPAKTCKDLFAAYPDKVSGEYWVDPNEADPRDAILVYCDAKKHATCLLPNPVRSAEITFITDQPELLLSEMEDGMKITYKADSNQIGFLQLLSKHAYQNITYHCKNSIAYFDSERKTYRKGIKLLTWNDVELTPRGNQRLRYEMILDECRSRTEEWGKTIVSYETDKPIRLPIVDVAVRDIGKPNQSFYVEIGPVCYE